In Juglans microcarpa x Juglans regia isolate MS1-56 chromosome 8D, Jm3101_v1.0, whole genome shotgun sequence, the following are encoded in one genomic region:
- the LOC121241914 gene encoding probable serine/threonine-protein kinase PBL17 isoform X2 yields MWKWWFGLRFMGNCYSMEEQKLYQQRRLQQHKQERQQLHFVKRNQENSASSAPQAPRNVKDLRKSPGYSNVDIFSYEEMTLATKHFRPDLIIGEGGFGIVYKGVIDENVRPGYKTVEVAIKELNREGFQGDREWLAEVNYLGQLRHSNLLKLIGYCCEDEHRLLVYEYMVSGNLERHLFRRVGSTLNWSRRMKIALDAAKGLAFLHGAERPVIYRDFKTSNILMDANFNAKLSDFGLAKDGPMGDQTHVSTRVMGTYGYAAPEYVMTGHLTSRSDVYGFGVVLLELLVGRTALDKSRPSREHNLVEWARPLLNHNKKLFRILDPRLEGQYSVKTAMKVAHLAYQCLSQNPKGRPLMSNVVDILENLQSTENHEAMLQSGGSGRTLYEVPKDTPVTKSEKRLPSSSEREHNVQRSKPGKGRSKSEPPTDCNLYSPSPDFR; encoded by the exons ATGTGGAAGTGGTGGTTTGGGTTGAGATTCATGGGGAATTGTTATAGTATGGAAGAACAAAAATTATACCAACAACGACGACTGCAGCAGCACAAGCAAGAACGTCAGCAACTGCATTTTGTTAAGAGAAATCAAG AAAATAGTGCAAGTAGCGCTCCCCAGGCTCCCCGAAATGTCAAAGATCTCCGCAAAAGCCCTGGATATAGTAATGTTGATATCTTCTCATACGAGGAAATGACATTGGCAACAAAGCATTTCCGTCCAGATCTAATTATTGGCGAGGGTGGGTTTGGTATTGTTTACAAAGGAGTTATTGATGAGAATGTGAGACCGGGTTACAAGACTGTTGAAGTAGCCATTAAGGAGCTTAATCGAGAAGGGTTCCAAGGAGACCGGGAATGGCTG GCAGAAGTTAACTATTTAGGGCAGCTCCGTCACTCTAATCTCTTGAAGCTCATTGGGTACTGCTGTGAGGATGAGCACAGGCTGTTAGTTTATGAGTACATGGTGAGTGGAAACCTGGAAAGACATCTTTTTCGGA GAGTGGGCTCTACTCTAAATTGGTCGAGAAGGATGAAGATTGCATTGGATGCTGCAAAAGGACTTGCTTTTCTTCACGGTGCAGAAAGACCTGTCATTTACCGTGACTTCAAGACGTCAAACATTTTGATGGATGCA AATTTTAATGCAAAGCTTTCAGATTTTGGCCTGGCAAAAGATGGGCCAATGGGAGACCAAACCCATGTTTCAACACGAGTGATGGGTACTTATGGATATGCTGCTCCTGAGTATGTAATGACTG GTCATTTAACATCTCGAAGCGATGTTTATGGATTTGGGGTAGTACTGCTTGAGCTGCTCGTTGGAAGAACAGCATTGGACAAGAGCAGACCCAGCCGAGAGCACAACTTAGTTGAGTGGGCGCGCCCACTCTTGAACCATAATAAGAAGCTCTTCAGGATCTTAGACCCTAGACTGGAGGGACAGTACTCAGTTAAAACAGCAATGAAGGTGGCACATTTGGCATACCAATGCCTTAGCCAAAACCCGAAAGGGAGGCCTCTCATGAGCAATGTTGTTGACATCCTCGAAAATTTGCAGTCAACAGAAAACCACGAGGCAATGCTTCAAAGTGGAGGCAGTGGTCGAACCCTTTATGAGGTTCCAAAGGATACCCCTGTCACTAAGTCAGAGAAGAGACTCCCATCCAGCAGCGAGAGGGAGCACAACGTGCAGCGGAGTAAACCAGGAAAAGGGAGGAGCAAAAGTGAGCCTCCCACAGATTGTAATCTGTATAGCCCTTCTCCAGATTTTCGATGA
- the LOC121241914 gene encoding probable serine/threonine-protein kinase PBL17 isoform X1, producing MWKWWFGLRFMGNCYSMEEQKLYQQRRLQQHKQERQQLHFVKRNQVEVGHESAKSLNMPQNSASSAPQAPRNVKDLRKSPGYSNVDIFSYEEMTLATKHFRPDLIIGEGGFGIVYKGVIDENVRPGYKTVEVAIKELNREGFQGDREWLAEVNYLGQLRHSNLLKLIGYCCEDEHRLLVYEYMVSGNLERHLFRRVGSTLNWSRRMKIALDAAKGLAFLHGAERPVIYRDFKTSNILMDANFNAKLSDFGLAKDGPMGDQTHVSTRVMGTYGYAAPEYVMTGHLTSRSDVYGFGVVLLELLVGRTALDKSRPSREHNLVEWARPLLNHNKKLFRILDPRLEGQYSVKTAMKVAHLAYQCLSQNPKGRPLMSNVVDILENLQSTENHEAMLQSGGSGRTLYEVPKDTPVTKSEKRLPSSSEREHNVQRSKPGKGRSKSEPPTDCNLYSPSPDFR from the exons ATGTGGAAGTGGTGGTTTGGGTTGAGATTCATGGGGAATTGTTATAGTATGGAAGAACAAAAATTATACCAACAACGACGACTGCAGCAGCACAAGCAAGAACGTCAGCAACTGCATTTTGTTAAGAGAAATCAAG TGGAAGTAGGACATGAATCAGCTAAATCTCTGAATATGCCACAAAATAGTGCAAGTAGCGCTCCCCAGGCTCCCCGAAATGTCAAAGATCTCCGCAAAAGCCCTGGATATAGTAATGTTGATATCTTCTCATACGAGGAAATGACATTGGCAACAAAGCATTTCCGTCCAGATCTAATTATTGGCGAGGGTGGGTTTGGTATTGTTTACAAAGGAGTTATTGATGAGAATGTGAGACCGGGTTACAAGACTGTTGAAGTAGCCATTAAGGAGCTTAATCGAGAAGGGTTCCAAGGAGACCGGGAATGGCTG GCAGAAGTTAACTATTTAGGGCAGCTCCGTCACTCTAATCTCTTGAAGCTCATTGGGTACTGCTGTGAGGATGAGCACAGGCTGTTAGTTTATGAGTACATGGTGAGTGGAAACCTGGAAAGACATCTTTTTCGGA GAGTGGGCTCTACTCTAAATTGGTCGAGAAGGATGAAGATTGCATTGGATGCTGCAAAAGGACTTGCTTTTCTTCACGGTGCAGAAAGACCTGTCATTTACCGTGACTTCAAGACGTCAAACATTTTGATGGATGCA AATTTTAATGCAAAGCTTTCAGATTTTGGCCTGGCAAAAGATGGGCCAATGGGAGACCAAACCCATGTTTCAACACGAGTGATGGGTACTTATGGATATGCTGCTCCTGAGTATGTAATGACTG GTCATTTAACATCTCGAAGCGATGTTTATGGATTTGGGGTAGTACTGCTTGAGCTGCTCGTTGGAAGAACAGCATTGGACAAGAGCAGACCCAGCCGAGAGCACAACTTAGTTGAGTGGGCGCGCCCACTCTTGAACCATAATAAGAAGCTCTTCAGGATCTTAGACCCTAGACTGGAGGGACAGTACTCAGTTAAAACAGCAATGAAGGTGGCACATTTGGCATACCAATGCCTTAGCCAAAACCCGAAAGGGAGGCCTCTCATGAGCAATGTTGTTGACATCCTCGAAAATTTGCAGTCAACAGAAAACCACGAGGCAATGCTTCAAAGTGGAGGCAGTGGTCGAACCCTTTATGAGGTTCCAAAGGATACCCCTGTCACTAAGTCAGAGAAGAGACTCCCATCCAGCAGCGAGAGGGAGCACAACGTGCAGCGGAGTAAACCAGGAAAAGGGAGGAGCAAAAGTGAGCCTCCCACAGATTGTAATCTGTATAGCCCTTCTCCAGATTTTCGATGA
- the LOC121242112 gene encoding beta-amyrin 28-monooxygenase-like, protein MLHSETISHSSTMEFFSFSSSFFFLVSLVCAVSLVFYSFAYKTKEDVPGTKPTLPPGSFGWPILGETLQFLAAIQQGAAESFVSKRTSKYSSKVFKTSILGEKFIVFSGAAANKFIFFHNSKSLIRWRPPSVQKLFPSIAFVPIEHDAAKARKFMSLFFKFNETQKLVASIDSISRTHLQNHWENKDEVKVHSMVQLYTFTLACHLFLSINDSEKVSKFLCHFNTLNRGILSLHLNIPGTPFYHAIKAAEALRKEIYLIIKERREALAKNLASPTQDVLTQMIAVPWGEDGFMTELEIADKILAFLIGGHDTTTAPITFAMKYLAEMPHHYNEVLREQREITELMKPREVLCWDDIKKMRYTWNFANEVMRHRTIIQGSFREAKTDIIYKGYLIPKGWKIYWSVGSTQKNSKYFSEPERFNPIRFEQNGPSPYTYVPFGAGPLMCPGKEYARVTILVFLHHVMKMFKWEPILPNEKIKVELVPTPAEGFPVSISHIST, encoded by the exons ATGCTACACTCAGAGACAATTTCTCACAGCTCAACCATGgaattcttctccttctcctcctccttcttcttcctagTCTCCCTTGTTTGTGCTGTTTCTCTGGTTTTTTATTCCTTCGCTTATAAAACCAAAGAAGATGTTCCTGGCACCAAACCAACACTCCCTCCGGGAAGTTTTGGCTGGCCGATTTTGGGTGAAACCCTGCAATTTTTGGCTGCAATCCAACAAGGAGCAGCAGAAAGCTTTGTCTCAAAGAGAACAAGCAAGTACTCCTCCAAAGTATTCAAAACTTCCATTCTTGGGGAGAAATTCATCGTATTTTCAGGCGCTGCAGCAAACAAATTCATCTTCTTCCATAACAGCAAGTCGTTGATACGATGGCGCCCTCCCTCGGTTCAAAAGCTCTTCCCCTCCATTGCTTTTGTGCCCATTGAACATGATGCTGCAAAGGCCAGAAAGTTCATGTCTTTGTTCTTCAAATTCAACGAGACTCAGAAGTTGGTGGCGTCAATCGACTCTATCTCAAGAACCCATTTGCAGAATCACTGGGAGAATAAAGATGAAGTTAAGGTTCATTCTATGGTACAACTCTACACGTTTACATTAGCTTGCCATTTGTTTTTGAGCATAAATGATAGTGAAAAAGTCTCCAAGTTTCTGTGCCATTTCAATACACTAAATAGAGGAATTCTATCCCTACATTTGAACATCCCGGGGACACCATTTTATCATGCAATTAAAGCTGCAGAAGCTCTTAGGAAAgagatttatttgattattaagGAGAGGAGGGAAGCATTAGCAAAGAATTTGGCCTCTCCAACACAGGACGTCCTGACGCAAATGATTGCTGTGCCCTGGGGAGAAGATGGGTTCATGACAGAGTTGGAGATTGCAGATAAGATCTTGGCATTTCTTATTGGAGGCCATGATACTACTACTGCCCCTATCACTTTTGCTATGAAATATCTTGCAGAGATGCCTCACCACTACAATGAGGTTCTAAGAG AGCAGAGAGAGATAACCGAGCTAATGAAGCCAAGAGAAGTGCTATGTTGGGATGACATCAAAAAAATGAGATACACTTGGAACTTTGCGAACGAGGTGATGAGACATAGAACAATTATTCAAGGTTCTTTTAGAGAAGCCAAGACGGATATCATCTATAAAGGCTACCTCATTCCCAAGGGGTGGAAG aTATATTGGAGCGTGGGTTCAACCCAAAAGAACTCTAAATACTTTTCAGAGCCAGAAAGGTTTAATCCTATTAGATTCGAACAAAATGGACCTTCTCCTTACACATACGTTCCCTTTGGGGCAGGACCTCTTATGTGCCCTGGAAAAGAGTATGCTAGAGTAACTATCCTTGTCTTTCTCCATCATGTAATGAAAATGTTCAAGTGGGAACCAATTCTCCccaatgagaaaataaaagtagagTTGGTTCCCACCCCAGCAGAAGGGTTCCCAGTGAGCATTTCTCAT ATCTCCACGTAA
- the LOC121243749 gene encoding lupeol synthase-like: MWKLKIAEGGKGLVSVNNFIGREHWEFDPDAGTLEERAEVERVREEYKKNRFTKKQSSDLLMRMQLRKENPCGAIPPAVKVQETEEITVEAVTITLRRALGSLSSLQAHDGHWPAEFGGPLFYLPPLVFALYITGDLSHIWSSEHRKEIIRYFYNTQNEDGGWSFHIVSKSTMFGSAFCYIALRILGEGPEDGEDMAMARARKWILDHGGLVAMPSWGKFWVSVLGAYEWSGCHPLPPEFWLIPKSVPLNPGIMLCYSRLVYMPMSYIYGKRFVGPITELVLSIREELYNEPYSLVNWNKARDIIAKEDLYYPHPLIQDVLWGFLYHVAEPFLARWPFSMLRERALKAAIGHVRYEDETSRYLCLGCVEKVLCMMARWVEEPNSEAYKLHLARLPDYYWVAEDGLKFQSLGCQTWIAVFAIQAILSCNLNEDYGPTLRKAHDFMKASQVKENPSGDFRAMYRHISKGSWTFSMEDYGWQVSDVTGEGLKVTLLLSQISADLVGEKLETERFYDAVNIILSLQSSNGGFPAWEPRRASPWMQKFNPTEVFEDPLFEREYIECTSSAVQGLALFRKFYPEHRRKEIDSGISKAIQFIENIQQLDGSWYGDWGICYTYGTWFGVGALAACGRNYQNCPALRKACEFLLSKQLPNGGWGESYLSSHNKVWTNLEGKRANVVQTAWAVLSLIEAGQAKIDPTPIHRGVRVLINSQMKDGDFPQEEITGVFFRYCGLNYAAYRDIFPLWALGEYRNRVLLP; this comes from the exons TGGGAATTCGATCCTGATGCCGGTACTCTTGAAGAACGTGCTGAAGTTGAAAGAGTCCGTGAAGAGTATAAGAAAAACCGATTTACAAAGAAACAAAGTTCTGATCTTTTAATGCGAATGCAG CTTAGAAAGGAGAATCCATGCGGGGCAATTCCACCAGCAGTGAAAGTGCAAGAAACAGAGGAGATAACAGTGGAAGCAGTAACAATTACACTGAGAAGAGCACTAGGCTCCCTTTCCTCCCTTCAGGCCCATGATGGCCACTGGCCTGCTGAATTTGGTGGACCCTTGTTTTATCTTCCACCCTTG GTATTTGCTTTGTACATTACTGGAGATCTCAGCCATATTTGGTCTTCAGAACACCGGAAGGAAATTATTCGATACTTTTATAATACTCAG AATGAAGACGGAGGATGGAGTTTCCATATAGTAAGTAAAAGCACAATGTTTGGCTCAGCTTTTTGCTATATTGCCTTGAGAATACTTGGAGAGGGACCTGAAGATGGTGAAGATATGGCCATGGCTAGAGCCCGAAAATGGATCCTTGACCATGGTGGTTTAGTGGCTATGCCATCATGGGGAAAGTTTTGGGTCTCG GTACTAGGAGCATATGAGTGGTCAGGCTGCCATCCATTACCCCCAGAGTTCTGGCTTATTCCTAAATCCGTCCCTCTTAATCCAG GCATAATGTTATGCTACTCTCGCTTGGTTTACATGCCAATGtcttatatatatggaaagagGTTTGTCGGTCCGATCACTGAGTTGGTTCTATCAATAAGAGAAGAGCTTTACAACGAGCCTTACTCTCTGGTTAATTGGAATAAAGCCAGGGATATAATTGCAAAG GAGGATCTATACTATCCGCATCCTCTCATACAAGATGTGCTGTGGGGATTTCTTTACCATGTAGCAGAGCCTTTCCTGGCACGTTGGCCCTTTTcaatgttgagagagagagcactaaAAGCTGCTATTGGTCATGTACGTTATGAGGACGAGACCAGCAGATATCTATGCCTTGGATGCGTAGAAAAG GTGTTATGCATGATGGCTCGTTGGGTTGAAGAACCAAATTCGGAGGCGTACAAGCTTCATTTAGCCAGACTTCCAGACTACTACTGGGTTGCTGAAGATGGCTTAAAATTTCAG AGTTTGGGCTGTCAGACATGGATTGCAGTCTTTGCTATTCAAGCGATTCTATCTTGTAATCTAAATGAAGATTACGGACCAACTCTACGTAAAGCGCATGATTTTATGAAGGCTTCACAG GTCAAAGAAAACCCTTCTGGGGACTTCAGAGCTATGTATCGGCACATATCTAAAGGATCATGGACATTCTCAATGGAGGACTACGGCTGGCAAGTCTCTGATGTCACAGGAGAGGGGTTGAAA GTTACACTTTTGCTCTCACAAATATCAGCGGACCTAGTTGGGGAAAAACTTGAGACTGAGAGGTTTTATGATGCTGTCAATATCATTCTTTCTCTACAA AGTAGCAATGGTGGTTTCCCAGCATGGGAGCCTCGGAGAGCATCCCCATGGATGCAG AAGTTCAACCCCACGGAGGTCTTTGAGGATCCTCTGTTTGAGAGAGA GTACATAGAGTGCACTTCATCAGCAGTACAAGGTCTTGCACTCTTTAGGAAATTCTACCCTGAACACCGAAGGAAGGAGATAGACAGTGGCATTTCCAAGGCAATTCAATTCATTGAGAACATACAACAACTTGATGGATCATG GTATGGTGATTGGGGTATTTGCTACACCTATGGTACATGGTTTGGTGTAGGGGCATTGGCAGCCTGTGGAAGAAACTACCAAAATTGTCCTGCTTTGCGCAAAGCTTGCGAGTTTTTGCTATCAAAGCAGCTACCCAATGGTGGATGGGGAGAGAGTTACCTTTCAAGCCACAACAAg GTATGGACAAATCTAGAAGGTAAACGAGCAAATGTAGTCCAAACCGCATGGGCTGTGTTATCCCTCATTGAGGCAGGACAG GCTAAGATAGATCCAACACCAATTCATCGCGGAGTAAGGGTATTGATCAATTCACAAATGAAAGATGGTGACTTCCCTCAAGAG GAAATCACAGGGGTGTTTTTTAGGTATTGTGGACTAAACTACGCAGCATATAGAGACATTTTTCCCTTGTGGGCTCTTGGTGAATATCGAAATCGAGTTCTGCTTCCTTAA